A DNA window from Bacillus carboniphilus contains the following coding sequences:
- a CDS encoding phage integrase N-terminal SAM-like domain-containing protein — MTKVQWFSVIEYEKIARMARYLFSAPGFYSGSVHVAKQLIEKFPEPIAWLDKPIRFNRHGMSEAHYIFNWAVYYRLFQDDLIRPKLVKYFSSIQLNTLIINWAVFHNILSEYEIAKISQYSKVTRIPLQKYLPIHLLWRNKKLEELVHSNIENDCAHFNSIHNTSRYSPNKVRQLLFDLDYSTKKSVARQQTNRKNTEILKQHPVYGQAMDDYESFLKSNATKPETIKNTFSALKRFIDYVDKQNIKDCSNFNSIDLERYIEYLEMKGMKASSINTNVPKLLSFFEWASGAYEVFPSQIEFPKQTLKRIRKHAEKIREEEDGLAFENEETPKAIVEFLLKFKPKNEKDFLCKYFWIITSSCPVRQKFILSLEANNCIYPMLNQKTLYGLFSQDADKAGNKNGQFPIVDENGITAVRILENRINGGSFKPVYNENFNRSYIHLFQFENSSKVLTPTNIVEFLYEVIKPAISVSLGTPVEEIKAGTHSFRHYLLTHIIRKTGSEEAAQVAAGHHDGKMIRKAYIKSKHAKNALLFRALDKYEKGEITGKFYLKMIELLTSNNPDTDMTRDLATNMELHEFISRHGRSTEMGYCFDEDHTCNHYLKCWNCPSFMLCKEDISGAITLLRRLILQFQDMVENSTNFSLDNTIAKNKLKAISMIKERLSDLKYTDEQIETMIFNDN; from the coding sequence TTGACTAAAGTACAATGGTTTTCTGTTATTGAATACGAAAAAATTGCTCGTATGGCCCGTTATCTATTTTCTGCGCCAGGTTTTTATTCTGGATCAGTTCATGTTGCAAAGCAATTGATTGAAAAATTTCCAGAACCGATTGCATGGCTTGATAAACCTATTAGGTTTAATAGGCACGGTATGTCCGAAGCCCATTATATTTTTAATTGGGCAGTTTATTATAGGCTTTTTCAAGATGATTTAATTAGACCGAAATTGGTAAAATACTTTTCTTCAATTCAACTCAACACGCTAATAATAAATTGGGCAGTTTTTCACAACATTCTAAGTGAATATGAAATTGCTAAAATCAGTCAGTACTCTAAGGTGACTAGAATTCCATTACAAAAATATTTACCTATACATTTACTTTGGAGAAACAAGAAATTGGAAGAGTTAGTTCACTCTAATATTGAGAATGACTGTGCCCATTTCAATTCAATTCATAATACGTCCAGATATAGTCCTAATAAAGTAAGACAATTACTTTTTGATTTAGATTATTCAACTAAAAAAAGCGTTGCTAGACAACAAACTAATCGAAAGAATACAGAAATTTTGAAACAACACCCTGTTTATGGACAAGCAATGGATGATTATGAATCTTTTTTAAAATCGAACGCTACAAAACCGGAAACTATTAAAAATACATTTTCTGCATTAAAAAGATTCATAGATTATGTAGATAAACAGAATATTAAAGACTGTTCTAATTTTAACTCTATTGATTTAGAACGTTACATTGAATATTTAGAAATGAAGGGTATGAAGGCTAGTAGCATAAATACAAATGTCCCTAAGTTACTGTCATTCTTCGAATGGGCTTCAGGTGCTTATGAAGTGTTCCCTAGCCAAATTGAGTTCCCAAAACAAACATTAAAACGAATTAGAAAACATGCAGAAAAAATTCGAGAAGAAGAAGATGGTTTAGCTTTTGAAAATGAAGAGACACCAAAAGCAATCGTTGAATTTCTATTGAAGTTCAAGCCTAAAAATGAAAAGGATTTTCTTTGTAAATATTTTTGGATAATAACTTCTAGTTGTCCCGTAAGACAAAAATTCATTTTATCATTAGAAGCTAATAACTGCATATATCCAATGCTAAATCAAAAGACTTTGTATGGTTTATTCTCCCAAGATGCAGATAAAGCAGGAAATAAAAATGGTCAATTCCCTATTGTAGATGAGAATGGTATTACTGCTGTTCGTATTCTTGAAAATCGTATTAATGGAGGCAGTTTCAAGCCTGTTTATAACGAAAACTTTAATCGTTCTTATATTCATTTATTCCAATTTGAAAATTCAAGTAAAGTCTTGACACCGACTAATATAGTGGAATTTTTGTACGAAGTAATCAAACCAGCAATCAGTGTTTCTTTGGGCACCCCAGTCGAAGAAATTAAAGCTGGAACACACAGCTTTCGACATTATTTACTAACACATATTATAAGAAAAACTGGAAGCGAAGAAGCTGCCCAAGTAGCCGCAGGACATCACGATGGAAAAATGATAAGAAAGGCATATATAAAAAGCAAACACGCTAAAAATGCTCTTTTATTTCGCGCTTTAGATAAGTATGAAAAAGGCGAAATTACTGGAAAGTTTTACTTAAAGATGATTGAACTTTTAACCTCAAACAATCCTGATACAGACATGACAAGAGACTTAGCAACTAATATGGAGCTTCATGAATTTATATCCAGACATGGAAGAAGCACTGAAATGGGTTATTGCTTTGATGAAGACCACACTTGTAATCACTATCTTAAATGTTGGAACTGCCCTTCATTCATGCTATGTAAAGAAGATATTTCAGGCGCAATTACATTACTTAGACGATTGATTCTTCAATTTCAAGATATGGTTGAAAATAGCACCAACTTCTCTTTGGACAATACAATTGCGAAAAATAAATTGAAGGCTATATCAATGATTAAAGAACGACTAAGTGATTTGAAATACACGGACGAGCAAATTGAAACAATGATTTTCAATGATAATTAA
- a CDS encoding tyrosine-type recombinase/integrase, with product MALLTLHDSINEHKHIEVNGGRIRFNIYEHFNSNEIDTLGIKKSIPKSIVNKSLADFKQINHLNRGEKLYAYRLAFYGRIMLDESIYSVPLNLNSYPLHSVNNFIFLSELFDEQIDKFNPEQTINHEGFKKDVTKEILNLWMQGYGLLINFNKKTIGNVEIQMIFNRKGKMRIAEFLAFSLINNPDSYISEIPERQKLLKSEESEQLKWDRLIENNNNELTQELKEFVFGFLMDRIGSKALIEMENSNGENIKQTYNSITWGTWNVKSSSLRTAATIFSGLDITFVKELLYKSGIIKLLGSDTFKALGTTLQDNIRECLREFINTYIIKNNLTILNINRIAPTKNSNKRTTYGEHIEFGDTFTLISTLLDNDSVLFDDRIILDARIRRAILLELTTGARIHEVLLLKRDCLSTNHEGDTFIHFHKTKNGTEYFVRATTDMVQWVNELQSLSGNNKILVSSANVSTTFGDDLEEYRLFPNSMNTNIILVGSINRYLMKIRTQLKLKSHFSSHDLRKMHAMYLKMIGNDKVEIQFALNQRDIDSQLPYLATHSKGTIDKIKLVATEGVWDDVLVYEDSEDTVPLEQVMKRTRTLSSKTESKNDAITFFEKIITKVKNENKELPTLNLKDPKGMPMYTHSCTASVAVNCGHTELDCFGCHLYKPDKNKLSEHKAEVLRYLVQIMYSEDLAKKNKLERPLIEVNVDDLKKKISKTFSTLFKKFDLPEKAKKQIEKELSLIAKKYYKKNKATTPVLSYSEAINLVKEGY from the coding sequence ATGGCGTTATTGACACTACATGATTCTATAAATGAACATAAACATATTGAAGTGAATGGCGGGAGGATACGTTTTAATATCTACGAACACTTTAATAGCAACGAAATTGATACGTTGGGAATAAAAAAGAGTATCCCAAAATCCATTGTAAATAAGTCATTAGCCGACTTTAAGCAGATCAATCACCTGAATAGAGGAGAGAAATTATATGCTTATAGATTGGCTTTTTATGGTCGGATTATGTTAGATGAATCAATTTATTCAGTACCTCTCAACTTAAATTCTTATCCTTTACATTCTGTAAATAATTTTATTTTTCTAAGTGAGCTTTTTGATGAACAAATTGATAAGTTCAATCCTGAACAAACCATCAATCATGAAGGCTTCAAAAAGGATGTTACAAAAGAAATTTTAAACTTGTGGATGCAAGGCTATGGTCTTTTGATTAATTTCAATAAAAAGACGATTGGCAATGTAGAAATACAAATGATTTTTAATCGAAAAGGTAAGATGAGAATTGCGGAGTTTCTTGCTTTTTCATTAATCAACAATCCAGATTCCTATATTAGCGAAATACCTGAAAGACAAAAATTACTTAAATCAGAAGAATCCGAGCAACTCAAATGGGACAGGCTCATAGAAAATAATAATAACGAACTAACTCAAGAATTAAAGGAATTTGTCTTTGGATTTTTAATGGACAGAATAGGCAGCAAAGCTTTGATTGAGATGGAAAATTCAAATGGTGAAAATATCAAACAAACTTATAATTCAATTACTTGGGGAACATGGAATGTTAAATCTAGCTCTTTGAGAACAGCAGCTACTATTTTCTCGGGCTTAGATATAACCTTTGTGAAAGAACTTCTATATAAGTCTGGAATAATAAAACTACTCGGTTCAGATACATTTAAAGCGCTTGGTACCACCCTTCAGGATAATATAAGAGAATGTTTACGAGAATTCATAAACACTTATATTATTAAAAACAATTTAACAATTTTAAACATAAATCGTATCGCACCTACCAAAAACTCTAATAAACGCACTACTTACGGGGAACACATTGAATTTGGCGATACATTCACCCTTATTTCTACCTTACTTGATAATGATAGTGTTTTATTTGATGATAGAATCATTCTCGATGCTCGCATTCGCAGAGCGATATTACTGGAACTTACAACAGGAGCTAGGATACATGAAGTCTTATTATTAAAAAGAGATTGTCTTTCAACCAATCATGAAGGTGATACCTTTATTCATTTTCATAAAACAAAGAATGGTACTGAATATTTTGTTAGAGCAACAACTGATATGGTCCAATGGGTTAATGAACTTCAAAGTCTTTCAGGGAATAACAAGATATTGGTCTCTAGTGCGAACGTGTCCACAACTTTTGGTGATGACCTCGAAGAATATAGACTTTTTCCAAACTCAATGAATACAAATATAATCCTTGTAGGTTCAATAAATAGATACTTAATGAAAATAAGAACTCAATTAAAGCTAAAATCACATTTCTCTTCTCATGACCTAAGGAAAATGCATGCCATGTACTTGAAAATGATTGGTAATGATAAGGTTGAGATTCAATTTGCCCTTAATCAAAGAGATATCGATTCCCAACTCCCCTATTTAGCAACTCATTCCAAAGGTACCATTGATAAAATCAAACTGGTAGCCACAGAGGGTGTATGGGATGATGTCCTGGTTTACGAAGATTCTGAGGATACTGTTCCCTTGGAACAGGTGATGAAAAGAACAAGGACCTTATCTTCAAAAACCGAATCTAAAAATGATGCAATTACCTTCTTTGAAAAAATTATTACAAAAGTTAAAAATGAAAACAAAGAGCTCCCCACTCTAAACCTTAAAGATCCAAAGGGTATGCCTATGTACACCCACAGTTGTACAGCGTCAGTAGCAGTAAACTGCGGCCATACTGAATTAGATTGTTTTGGATGTCACTTGTATAAACCCGACAAGAACAAATTGTCTGAGCACAAGGCTGAGGTATTACGTTACTTGGTGCAAATAATGTATTCCGAAGATTTGGCTAAGAAAAATAAGTTAGAAAGACCTTTAATCGAAGTAAATGTCGAT